A region of the Coxiella-like endosymbiont genome:
AGATTAGCTTATTTTATTTTAATATTTTAAAACCATGAAAGAGTCTGCACCCATTTTAAATAAATTTTTATTTATATAAATATCGTTCTGAATTTATTTTAGCTTTTTTTCTATAAAAATTAGCATGCATTAAAATATCTTTATTTGCTAAATCTGTCTATTCGACTTCTCTTAATAGTTTTCGATCTATTTTTCTTAAGATAGAAATTTATATCTGATATCTCATTTTTCGGTAATCTCCGTTTCCAAGTTCATGGCGTCCTCATCATAAATTTTTAAAATAAAAATAAGTTGAAAAATATATTTTATAAAATAAAATCTATGAGTCCCGATATATTTTTATAAATTAATTAATTTCTTAACTGAAAATAGATATAATCTTAAATTTAAAGTCTAACAATAATTGAAAAATAAAATTATGGTTGGTCTGAGTTTATGGATGTTAAAAGTTGTCAGAAATATAAAGAAATTAAAAAATTATTACCATCGGTTAACGTATTTCTTACCGTGATGGGGCTACTTATTGGATTTGATATCCGTCAGAAAATATTATTTTTCATAGAGAATTTTCTCTACTTATCGATCTTGAGAGCATCATGATTCCGTATATATCAGAAAAATTACCATTATGGAAATGATACTTATTTTCTATCACAGCAAAAATAAGAAAAAACTAAATTTTTAATTTATATTTCTTGAAAAAATAATCGTTGAAAGCAAGTCGATAGTTTAGGATCAAGAAGGCACAGATGAAATGTTACTGAAACGAGTAAATCAATATATTGATACATTTTATAATAGGAAAATTTTAATTGAAAGAGAAGTCAATCTCCTGAACTATTGCGAGAATTTTATTTATGGATTTAAGTAGATGTATAAAACTCTTCTAAATAATAAACACAATCTTAATAATGATAAAATCGAATTATATGAGTTTAAAAATATGAAGACCCAGATTATTTTTAGAAATAAAACTAATTACTTTTCTAAAATTTTAAATAATTATCACTTAATATTAATGTATGATAGAGATGTATGATAGAGAAAAAGAAAATATTATTTTGATAAATTAAAAATAACGCATATAATAATTTAATTTATTTGAGCAAAAAAAGAATTAAAATACAGCGATATTCTTTATTTTTATACATACAATGATAGTCTAGAAATTTATAATAGTTCTGATCACCTCATTAAGACTTCAATTATTAAGACTTCTATTATAATCAATAGCTTTGAGCAAACTAAAATTTAATTAAATAATTGGTTTTCAGAAAAATATTGCGAAACACAAGTTAATATCATTAGATCTTATTTTGAAGCAGCTTCATTAAACGAAAATAAGCATAAACCTGAACACTCATATTTTAAACTTATAAAAAATAAAAAAAGAACTTAAAAAAACAGAATTTACTCAATTCATTCAAAACAACTAGAAGTATTGAGTCTCAAAAAATATAAAATCTGGACAGAATATTTTTTCCTTGTATACAGAAGAATTCCAAAAATTTTTATAACCAAAGATGACAGATATTAATTTATACTACGGATTATCGAGTATTATACTTGATTTTAATTATGAATGAAAGTTATTAAATAATTTCGATGATATTGAAATAGTCCTTTATTTTTTAAACAGTTTAAGTACTACCATCTCAGATAAAAAATCTAATTTTTAACGACTGTTGGAGCTTTTTCAAGATTGGGTTGAATAATCTATGTGTTAAAATATTTTTATTACTGGTTAGATAAAAAATCATTAAAATTAGATATCGTCAGATATCGATCATTGTTGTAATCATTTGTTCACAATGATACTCAAAGATAATCATTTTTATATCATCAGCGGCATTGCTTAATCTTTGCTAGCGTTAATCAATGCTCAAAAACTTATAGTGCCCAGAAAATTTGATCTTCTTAAAAAGATGTGCGTTGATCACTTATTGGACAGTACAACGATCCTCAAATTCTTCCCAATTCCATAAAAAATCCGATCATGAAAAAGCAATTATTAGGATTTGTCCATCGTATATCTAGAATTATTTATGCATTCGATCGATATGATCAAATTAATCCTAACTATAATGGTTAAAAAGTGGATTAAAAAGCAATAAGCTACTAATATTCTTATTTTTCGAAAGAATATCAAGGCTGGCCAGATCTTCGTGAATGTAAATTTAAACGTGAATGTAAATTTAAAAAAGAACTCATTATCCACACCACTAGTGTCATAGCACAACTGGAATAGCTCTTTCTAAATTAGCATTATCAAAAAGATAGTAAAATAAGAAAAATAGTAGCTAAATTAAATTAGCTTGCCAGAATATTTATCAAAATGGATTCCGTAAATATATAAACTTATGTCATGGTGATTTAGGCGACTTAGAATTTATCCTTACAAGAAAAGAAGATTATTTAACTCCTCTTGAGACAATCTTAACAAAAATTGAGAAAACGCCATTAGTACAGGTATTCCTAGCAATCACTTTTACCGCTAGTTTGATGACAGGAATCTCCAGGACAATTTATATGATACTTAAAGTACTTTATCCCCATAAGATTCCTTCAGTGTTATTGTTGGAATAAAATACTCTTCAGCTAACTTCTTTTAAACTTGACGAAAATTCTTTGTCATAAAGAGTTTTCGGGATCTAAATCTTAGCTGGCAATTATTCCTTAAAAAGATCAACATATTTTCTTCAAATCAATAAAACAATTACCACCGCTTCCAGAATTTGAAATTCGTAAATTCCATTGGTAATTTTGCTTGTACTTACCAGATGAAGCTGGCGTCCAAAGAGACGTTCAACGGAGTAGGAACTTTTTATTTTCCAGTACAATAAAAGTCCTGACCCGATTGGAATAATATTCACAAACGTTAGTCAATCTCTCATTTTGAAAGAGAGGTTGGGTGTATAGGTTGTTTTGATTTCTATGAATAGAAAGGTAGACCCTTATCTGGGCTAACGACATCTCGCACATTGAAGATTAAAGAAACATTTTGCATTGCTGGGATGTAACAAGGATTTCAATTATAAATATTACATCAAAAATCAAAGTCACTGTTTGGTTGAAAAAACTGCTTAACGGCAACGTCACCAAGACTATCTAAAAAAATAAAACCTTTCGCATTACTTAATTGTGGACTACCTTAGTTTCTAAAGGAACTAATTAGTGAGATTTTATAAGATCCAAACTATAACAGCGGCCCATGCTAACAAGATATGGAATAGTATTAATCCGTTCGTAAGAGGAGGATGATTGCTATTATCCCCTCTCCCAGGAGAGGGGGAAGTTGAGGAAGCCTCAGAGAAGAATTACGATTTAACCAATTAACAATCACATTTACTAAACTTAAATAAATTTACGAGGTCTACCTCGTTTTTTGTGTATTTTGGGGTCGACTATTTTTGTTCCTTCTTTTTGCCCCCTTATAGTGAGTAAGACTGATTTTTTGTGAGGACGGCCACGTCTTTTAGCTATCTTTCCTTTCGTTGCCTTAGCCTTTTTAGCCTCAGCTAACTGTTTTTTGATTTTAGCTTCTATTTTTTTTAACTGAAGTTTTAATTTTTTAACCTCCAACTCTGCTTTTTTAATAGTACTAGATTTGGCTGGTCTTGGCATTTTTCTTCCTCTTAGTTAATTAAAAAACTGCTCTCCCATTCATTTATCTTACTAAACTATTTATTTAAGTTGTTCAAAAGTTGTTTAAGTGGACGAATTTTAACGATATTTCGATCCGGTTTGGATTTAGAAGTCATCGCCTCACCTGTAAATGGATTAATGCTATGGCGCGCTTTTGATGCAGGTTTACGCTTAATTGTGCATTTTGCAAGCCCTGAAATCACAAATTTACCTATCCCACCCTTCTTTAGATGCCCATGAGTCAAATCAGCTAGTGCTTCAAACACTTTAGATACTTGCTTTTTTATAAGTTCAATTTTTTCCGACAAGTGAGTTAAGACCTGTAGCTTCATCATTCGTTCTTTAACAGCCATTATTTTTGAAGTCAGTGACTTTTCTTTTTTCTTCGTCAATTGAATTTGAGAAGTTTTCTTTTTAGATGGCATATTTTCACCTATATTAAAAATTTTAGATGCTCAAATTGTAAGGAAATTTAAAAAGAAAGCAACTTAAATTTGAGTAATGTCCTAATTTTTATTTGAAAAATCTAGAATTTATTCGTCTTCATCTAATAAAGGCTTCCTTTCTACTAATTTCGGGATGCAGAAAACAGTTTTTTAAAAAACAGTATTTGCAAATACTTCATCCAACCAATGCAAAGCAACTACATTAAAAAATCAGGGGTTCCAACTTAGCAATGCGTTCCCTCGCACCTTCGAAATTTTAAACCTCACAGGAGGAGGTTACTGATCCGGATAATACCCCTTCACAAAAGGCTTTAAATTGACGCTCCGCTTCTTCAGTTTTCCCTTTCCCTACTATTGATAAACAGGGACATTGAATATTTGCAATACTTTCTCCTATTTTAAATTGTTTTAAGTAAATGAAAGTTTCTCTAAAGGTCTTTTGACTAAATCGAGTCATTAACACATCATACATTTCTTTAATTGAAGAGGGGGCATTATATCATCTGGGATATGAGGAATATTATCGCACGTAAAATTTTCTGAGGAGGAAGATCATCAGGATCGGAATTTTGAAAGGCTACTATGTAGCTTTTAAAATCTACAATAGGCGAATCAGCAATTAATAATGCTTTAATTCTGGGTTCATGTGCTGCAGCACGTGTTACAAAATACCCACCAAAACTAATTCCTATAAGTGCCAGCTTTTGCGGATCAATCGAGATTTTTTGGTAACAAAATCTACTACATTCTTAACAGTATTTTCAACATCCGGTTCAAAATAGGTATTATGAAAACGAAAGACATCCATTTGGCCGGAAAGAGTGAAAATTAAAATATTATACTCACTTTCAAAGGCAGCACACGGCCACATATTAAATATTCTTCCTCAAGTGTGCTATCGAATCCACTCGCAATTAATAATGTTTTTCTTTTTTGGGTTGTTTTATCAGGTATCATGAAACACAGGAGATAATTTTTTCCCTTATAAGGAAGCATATTTTCCTCAAAGGAATGAGACCATATATTTCATAGCCTTAATAAAACAAGCCCCAGAATGTAAACCCAATTCTTTATGCTTTGGCTTCAGGCAAGGTGTATAGTATTCTGCTGCAAAAAAGGAATTACATGCCTTAAACCATTGGTCACGAGCACTTATACTGTATCTTTTAGTTTCCCGTTGATCCCCAGTCTTCCATTTTTCAAAGCGCAAGGTTAGAAAAAACTTCAACCTATGACCGAAGGTCTTTGATCTTCGATCATTCACCCCATGGTCGCAAACACTTCCCCCAGCTGAAGTGCCTCCGTAATTAGCTGAACCTAATTGGCAAATCAATTGAAAATCCATTTCCCCATCTCGGAAAGCCTTGAACTTTTGAACCATGGCTAATTTCACTCATTGTTCACTCCTTTTATTGGAATTATATATTATGAATCAATAAGTTATTCCTGACTAGGAATTTTAGAATAAAGTCAATCAAAAAGAAAATATGAACTAGAATGGAAGATACTAATCATCTTATCTGTGCTATTCTGTGCTATACTTTATCGTATAATTTAACACTTGAGAAGCAGTCATGCCAACTTATTTATTCAAACTAAGGGAATTATAAATTAATCTTGCTCGTGTTTGGTGCTTTATTTCTAGTCAGCATAATGAATGTAGCTTTAGCGGGATATTACTACTCCATCAGCTTCATCAGCCAAACAGACAAACCCATAATTTTGAACTTAAAAGCAAGGGTCTGTACAGAAAGCGGACTGCCTAACCAAATTATTCTGTGAGAATGGGAAACTAAAAATTAGCAATGGGATACCAATGCCTCCTTTTTAGGTGATTGTTATGGTGGCAATTCCATTCTTTAGTTATTCTATTTCCTCACAAGAAGAGGGTACCAACTACAAGATAATAATACAAGATGATGAGCCTGCAAACTGAAACTACAGAATTTTGGTATGGAATTTTGGTATGATAGGTATCTGGAAAAAAATCGTAGTCAGTTAAGTAACCGAGTTATTTTAACGCAACATGAAAATGAGGGAGTCACTCTGATACTTTACGGAAAAGTAAATCCCTCTCCGCCCCCCTTATACGGACCGGGAAATTAGTGACATTTTCGATAAAAATGCTGAGCTTTTTGTTAATTCGAATTAGAAATTCTGTTAAACGATAAGCATCATTTATAGGTACCAAAAGGGAAAAATAATGAATGGAAATCTGTTAATTGCAATGAAAGCACATTTAAAAGCATGGTTTAATTTCGCTGAGAAAGAAGTTTATTCTCAAGTATCAACCCACGTCGAATGGTTGTCCGGCATATTAGAACTATGCAGATTTATGAATTTACCAAAGAAAATAACTTATTATATTAATGACACACATGGACATTCAACAATAGTATGATCTTACTAATCTACTCTACCGTACTAATCTACCGAAAGCAGTTTTATGCTTTTTATGTTCTGAATATGAATAAATGTTGCTGGAAGGATCGGTGGAATAAAACACTATAGAGAAATTTAATCAAGAAGCCAGTTTTTATTGGAATAAGTTACCTCAAGAGATTCAAGCTATCTATCTTCTCTCTGATACAAATTTTTCAATAAATACTCTTCCAAATTCATTTAGACTAATAGAAGTTACTTCCCATCTTTTAGAAAGATTAATTATTTGCAAGAGCAATTATCATCAAAGTTTGGGAAATAATTCATTGTAGTCATAAATTTTAAGACCTATTTAAACAAACACAGAATTTTCCCTTTCTTCGCTCCCTTTCTTTGCTATTCACGTGACGTTGAGGGCAACTTAACCTTACTTTCCTGCTTCGATTTTTCTGCAAGTTGTTTAATATTAGTTAGAATTGGGGTTTTCCTTTAAAAGCCTTGCCATATAAGACAAATTATGAGCCATATAGTGAATTTCCATTATTTGTATACGTATGTTTGTCGCCTCTGGCGTTTATATAACTCGGTCCTGGACCGGCATCTCTCACCCAATAGCAGTTCCGAATTTGGAGAAATGGTGCAACCTAAATATGACAAATTAAATAAAATGGTTCCCGCTGTTTTCGTGAGCTTCGTCTTCATTTCCAATTACAATAACACCAATCTACCTTGCCATAAAAATGAAATTGCTATCTTTCCGAGTCAGTTTCTTCATAAGTGCCATCCAATCGTTCGATATAATTATCTGTGCAACAGAAGAACGAACACCAAACCAAATGGATATATTCGATAATAAATATGTCGCATCACTTAATTTTTTTAAGAATGGCTGGCCACTCGAATCGGAAGAAACACTAAATTTAATTTTATGATCCACCACTCGAACGATTTCACAACTAAAATCTAAGGTTTTTAATATCTCACAGACTTTATTAATTAGAGCTTCGGTTTCGAAACTGTAGGAGAATATTTAAAGTGTACAATTCAAGATAAAGACTTTTAAAGTCATAATCGATCCTCTCCTGCGGTAAGGGGGAGCTGATTAGCCTAATCATTCAGTTTAAATACACTATTCGGAATCTCCCATAGGTTGGCGTTTTAGTAAAATGAGTTCCCGTATCGACTTTACTAAATTTTGTACCCGGTGCTAAATTGTGTACCCGGTGATCGATGCACTAAATAGCAATAATAATCAGAATAATACATGTTAAAAAAATTTTTCAAAAGAGGAAAAGTTTTTTGTAAAAATCATAAGCTACTACATCCCCCAATAAAATTATTGGGCTTATAGCAACCAATCCTACTCCAATCCTTTTCTTTATTTTCAAATTGCCATGACTCTTTCTCAGGGAAAGAGCATTCTCCACCATTTTTTGATAAGTGGTGGCTTCTTTTTCAGTAATATCGGGATTGCTTATGTTTTTGGTCAGTTGAGCTACATTGGCATCAATGAGCTTCTTGTCGTAATCCATTATCTACACACCGTCTTCCTTCCTAATTAATCGTTTCATACCCTATGTGCCTCCTTGAAGCTCATTATATCTTGCTCCAAGGACTTTCTAGCTTATAACTCTAAGCGGACATTTAGATAGCTGTTAAATGGAACGTCGATTTCCTAATTTTTTATAAAAATCAATAACTTATTTTTTATCCATTTCATACGGCTTTCCTTGGCTATCGGTCATGAGATCTGTTAGCATTACCAAACCTTTTGCATTGGTCACATCGTAAACGCTTCGAACTAGAAGACCATACCGCCATCCTTCAGTAGATTCATCAATTAAAGGCTTATCCCATCCTGAGAAGCCAGCCAAATACCCCTTTTGCCATATAAATCATTTTTTGAAGCTTCATACCAGACAATTTGCGATCAGGAGCCCCTAATTCCATGTTCCGTTTGATAAAATAATTACCAACCACCAAACTTGAATAGGTTTTTTCCATTTTATACATTTCTTCCCCTAAAAGTATTATTTTAAATAAATGAAACTGACTACTTGTGTAAAATTTATCATAAAAAAGCAAAAAGTAATCAGAAATTAATAATTTCCTACCAAATTAGGTTTATCATAGCTATCTAGTGGCATGAAGATAAACCCTACTCACTCAAAGATTCACACCGCTTTAAATAAAAGCAAGCTATTGTATCTTCAGGATATTTCTTATCAAGATTTTTATAGCCTTTGTAGGCTTTTTCTATGTTATTAATTACATAAGCTTCGTAGGCAGAAAAGTCATCTCACTTAAATCAATCTGCCTTTCAGTCGGATATAAAGGATCCTCTAAAGAATATCAACTTGAAGAGGTCGACTTTGAAAAAATCTAGGATTCTCCATCGCATAACGAATTTACGTATTCCATTTTTTAAGAATCATCTCTGTAAAAACTTCTATCGCTTCCAAAAAGGAAATGTCTTGAGAAGGCACTGGCCTATTTTTATTATCTTTTTGTAAGCTTTTAGCCCTTTTCTCTCCTACCTTTAGACTCCCGCCTCATCTTTTTCCTATGATTTGGTCCATCCATGTTATTACTCCTAATCTCCAACCCTCTATCTTAGTTTTACCATTTAGTCCAAATCTTTATTTGATTACAACTCATCGCTTAAAAAATTTATATAAGTTATTGATTTAAATCACTTAATATTGTAAATCCTCTAGAGAGAGAGAAAATCCGTATTAATCTGTTACTCACTTATTCAAAGTGGAATATACCCTTGGGAATCTTAGATTCGCAGAATACTCATCAGGAGATCTCATGAAGTACGTCACTCTATCTTCAGGACAAAGTTTTCCTCTTCTTGACCTTGGCTTGGCACTTGGAAATTTCCAAATGAAGAGCTTTGTACATCTATCCATAAAGCAATCAAAATTGGCTGCCACCATTTTGATTGCGTGGGGGACCGCGCGGCCATCTATCTCAATGAAAGAACCATAGGGAAAGCTCTCAGCAACGCACTTAAGAATGGAAAAGTAAAACGTTAGAAATTATGGA
Encoded here:
- a CDS encoding HU family DNA-binding protein encodes the protein MPSKKKTSQIQLTKKKEKSLTSKIMAVKERMMKLQVLTHLSEKIELIKKQVSKVFEALADLTHGHLKKGGIGKFVISGLAKCTIKRKPASKARHSINPFTGEAMTSKSKPDRNIVKIRPLKQLLNNLNK
- a CDS encoding alpha/beta hydrolase family protein translates to MSIDPQKLALIGISFGGYFVTRAAAHEPRIKALLIADSPIVDFKSYIVAFQNSDPDDLPPQKILRAIIFLISQMI